Proteins encoded within one genomic window of Pseudalkalibacillus sp. SCS-8:
- a CDS encoding L-fuculose-phosphate aldolase — MLLNELREEVVFYCRKLIDSGLTKGTGGNISVFDREKGLAAISPSGIDYHEMKPEDVVVVDLDGKIVEGERKPSSELDMHLIYYRNREDLNAIVHTHSVFAKTLSSLRWELPAVSYLVAYAGKNVRCAEYASFGTKELANNAFEAMEGRNAVLLANHGLIAGGADLKNAFNIAEEIEFCAEVYYRAKSLGQPVILSDDEMNHMAEKFKTYGQK; from the coding sequence TTGTTACTGAACGAGCTTAGAGAAGAAGTAGTATTTTATTGCAGAAAACTAATCGATAGCGGGTTGACCAAGGGGACCGGCGGGAATATCAGTGTGTTCGATCGAGAGAAGGGGCTTGCGGCGATCAGTCCGAGCGGGATTGACTATCATGAGATGAAACCGGAAGATGTGGTCGTCGTTGATTTAGATGGGAAGATTGTAGAAGGAGAGCGGAAGCCTTCGAGTGAGCTGGACATGCATCTCATCTATTACCGTAACCGCGAGGATCTGAATGCGATCGTCCACACGCATTCTGTGTTCGCAAAAACGTTATCGTCGTTGCGCTGGGAGCTACCAGCAGTTTCCTACCTGGTCGCCTATGCCGGTAAAAATGTGAGATGCGCAGAGTACGCCTCCTTTGGGACAAAAGAGCTGGCGAATAATGCATTCGAGGCAATGGAAGGAAGAAACGCTGTCCTACTTGCGAACCACGGATTAATTGCAGGTGGAGCGGATTTGAAGAACGCCTTTAACATTGCAGAAGAAATCGAATTCTGTGCGGAAGTCTATTACCGTGCCAAAAGCCTAGGCCAACCCGTCATCCTCTCCGACGACGAAATGAACCACATGGCTGAAAAATTCAAAACCTACGGGCAGAAATAA
- a CDS encoding transporter substrate-binding domain-containing protein — MNVKGVFILMFLLLLLGCTPDNSDKSEGEPAEKTSVSEITVEEPQYHKDTVYIAEHDYDNKTLSRFSQAVITNILKDAGIKHIEFIQFPTVHDEKAALSLGELDIIPELSFLFKEENIETSMTYFHDTEYDDYLTFGVRKEDEALLTIINKGILKLRENDELAKLHDEFFGDQVAVKDETKAETEEEPAREEEKVAEPVQPEKKPSQKKEQPAESKEPEKRVDPPEGSQPEEPLTDEAVAYIDLFNMGGYIIFNFLNAYENDDGDTMGTMMWEMSNLLTEMYNATPPDYLANTHQERLEKADEAMGLMEGYIDFNWQHGNVVEQSKVDRLRDIGNEFMYMK, encoded by the coding sequence ATGAATGTGAAAGGTGTATTCATACTGATGTTCCTGCTTCTTTTACTCGGGTGTACTCCTGATAATAGTGATAAGAGTGAAGGAGAGCCTGCTGAAAAGACGTCAGTAAGTGAAATAACAGTTGAAGAACCGCAATATCATAAAGATACGGTATACATAGCAGAACACGATTACGATAATAAAACGCTCAGTAGATTCAGCCAAGCCGTCATAACGAACATCTTAAAGGACGCTGGGATTAAGCATATTGAGTTTATTCAATTTCCTACCGTACATGATGAAAAAGCCGCATTAAGCTTGGGGGAGCTGGACATCATTCCAGAACTTTCATTCCTATTTAAAGAGGAGAACATTGAAACCTCGATGACGTATTTTCATGACACGGAGTATGACGACTACCTTACCTTTGGGGTAAGAAAAGAGGATGAAGCCCTCTTAACCATCATCAACAAAGGAATCTTGAAGTTGAGGGAAAACGACGAACTTGCAAAGCTGCATGATGAGTTCTTTGGTGATCAGGTTGCGGTAAAAGATGAAACGAAGGCAGAGACTGAAGAAGAACCTGCTCGAGAAGAAGAGAAGGTAGCTGAACCAGTTCAACCTGAAAAGAAACCCTCCCAAAAGAAAGAGCAACCTGCTGAAAGTAAAGAGCCAGAAAAGAGAGTGGATCCACCAGAAGGTTCGCAACCGGAAGAGCCTCTTACCGATGAAGCCGTGGCCTACATCGATTTGTTTAACATGGGCGGTTACATCATTTTTAATTTCTTAAATGCTTATGAAAATGATGATGGAGATACGATGGGCACTATGATGTGGGAAATGTCCAACCTACTAACAGAAATGTATAATGCTACACCTCCTGATTACTTGGCGAACACACACCAGGAACGTCTAGAGAAAGCAGATGAAGCGATGGGCTTGATGGAAGGGTATATCGATTTTAACTGGCAGCACGGAAACGTCGTCGAACAGAGTAAAGTAGACCGGTTGAGAGACATCGGAAACGAATTTATGTATATGAAATAA
- a CDS encoding Zn-dependent hydrolase, whose amino-acid sequence MTIQYERFKSKMEKMAEIGKTENGGVHRLALSDTDKKGREQYIAWLKDLNLDVRVDDFGNIFARKEGREKELPPVVLGSHLDSVPYGGKFDGTLGVIAALEVVEAMVEADVTHDHPIEIVNFTNEEGARFPTPMLGSGGMTDVFTKEHVYTMKDDDGISYYEELERIGFLGEKENRLTEAEAFIELHIEQGPVLEEKELPLAIVEGIQGVSWHRVTFTGQADHAGTTPMKQRKDALMGAVHTMSALHQWVRSIGDETALTFGKISVKPSSVNVIPGEATFTVDLRHPDGKTLEERVKRVKEIIEETAEESGCGQQIEDLSYMAPVKFSDRLIAELEEVVEAQGLTPFKMHSGAGHDAMYMNRIAETVMLFVPSVDGKSHCEEEITHWEDLYRSLDVLYAFVKKISTKKVRAHNE is encoded by the coding sequence ATGACGATCCAATATGAACGGTTTAAAAGCAAAATGGAGAAGATGGCGGAAATCGGGAAAACGGAGAATGGCGGGGTTCACAGACTCGCGTTGTCTGATACGGATAAAAAGGGAAGAGAGCAGTATATCGCATGGTTGAAGGATCTAAACCTGGATGTGCGGGTGGATGATTTCGGGAACATTTTTGCGAGGAAGGAAGGCCGCGAGAAGGAGCTGCCACCGGTCGTCCTCGGGTCGCATTTGGATTCGGTCCCGTATGGCGGAAAGTTTGATGGGACGCTCGGGGTCATTGCGGCGCTCGAGGTTGTCGAGGCGATGGTCGAAGCGGATGTGACGCATGATCATCCGATCGAAATCGTCAATTTTACGAACGAAGAAGGTGCGCGTTTTCCGACACCGATGCTCGGAAGTGGCGGGATGACCGACGTTTTTACAAAAGAGCATGTGTACACCATGAAGGACGATGATGGAATCTCTTACTATGAGGAGCTTGAGCGGATCGGTTTTCTCGGTGAAAAGGAGAACCGTTTGACCGAGGCGGAAGCGTTCATCGAGCTTCATATCGAACAAGGTCCGGTGCTGGAAGAAAAGGAGCTGCCGCTTGCGATTGTTGAAGGGATCCAGGGTGTTTCGTGGCATCGTGTTACGTTCACCGGACAGGCTGATCATGCCGGGACAACGCCGATGAAGCAGCGGAAGGATGCGTTGATGGGAGCGGTCCATACGATGAGTGCGCTTCATCAATGGGTGCGTTCGATCGGGGATGAAACGGCGCTTACGTTCGGAAAAATCAGTGTGAAGCCGAGTTCCGTGAACGTCATCCCAGGCGAGGCGACTTTTACCGTCGATCTTCGTCATCCGGACGGAAAAACGTTGGAAGAACGTGTAAAAAGGGTAAAAGAGATCATTGAAGAGACAGCTGAAGAGAGTGGCTGCGGCCAACAAATCGAAGATCTTTCCTACATGGCACCGGTGAAGTTTTCCGACCGGCTCATTGCGGAGCTTGAAGAGGTCGTCGAGGCGCAAGGGCTCACACCTTTTAAAATGCATAGCGGGGCAGGGCATGACGCGATGTATATGAACCGGATTGCGGAAACGGTAATGCTGTTCGTGCCGAGTGTCGACGGAAAAAGCCATTGTGAGGAAGAGATCACGCATTGGGAGGATCTCTACAGAAGTCTCGATGTTCTTTATGCGTTCGTGAAGAAAATCAGTACGAAGAAAGTGCGTGCACATAACGAGTAA
- a CDS encoding ABC transporter permease, whose translation MNKIKNEGAGRSLSGTLQFVNNWGTILAIALLIIVFAIMMPQTFLTGSNIVNILRSISIVTVIAIGLTVSLSVNGFDLSVGSSATLSSSLVVSLFVWYSMPTVPSILIAIAITLVVAAVNAFLIVKVKIPDLFATLATMFIFEGVAMTYTGGGSVSEGMPRLDGTPTNGQIPPLFDKLGETPWIILIMILAVLFVHIFLKHTKHGRYMYVIGGNREAAHLSGIPVNRYRTMAYVISTIFAAIGGILLASKIGSAQINAGAGFLMPAVAAAFIGSSFAGLGKPNAIGTFFGAVLVGVMENGLVMMSVPYYSLNIVKGLVLALALASTYYNRKGL comes from the coding sequence ATGAACAAAATCAAAAATGAAGGGGCGGGCAGGAGTCTATCGGGCACCCTCCAATTCGTGAACAACTGGGGGACGATCCTTGCGATTGCGCTCTTGATCATCGTATTTGCGATTATGATGCCGCAAACCTTCCTAACAGGTTCGAACATCGTGAACATTTTACGAAGCATCTCAATCGTTACCGTTATCGCGATCGGGCTGACGGTTTCGTTATCGGTGAATGGGTTCGACCTCTCCGTAGGATCTTCGGCAACGTTATCGAGCTCGCTCGTTGTATCCCTGTTCGTCTGGTACAGCATGCCGACGGTTCCTTCGATTTTGATTGCGATTGCGATTACGCTCGTAGTTGCTGCGGTTAACGCATTTTTAATCGTAAAAGTGAAGATTCCGGATCTTTTCGCGACACTTGCAACGATGTTCATTTTCGAAGGGGTGGCGATGACGTATACAGGCGGTGGATCGGTCAGTGAAGGGATGCCACGGCTGGATGGGACACCGACGAATGGCCAAATCCCTCCTCTTTTTGACAAGCTGGGCGAAACACCGTGGATCATTCTGATCATGATTTTAGCGGTCCTGTTTGTACATATTTTCTTAAAGCATACGAAGCATGGCCGGTACATGTATGTAATTGGAGGAAACCGGGAAGCCGCGCATTTATCGGGGATACCAGTGAATCGTTACCGGACGATGGCTTATGTGATTTCAACGATTTTTGCCGCAATCGGCGGGATTCTTCTTGCTTCTAAAATCGGATCGGCGCAAATCAATGCTGGTGCCGGCTTCCTCATGCCGGCTGTTGCCGCTGCGTTCATCGGTTCATCCTTCGCTGGATTAGGGAAGCCGAATGCGATCGGTACGTTTTTCGGTGCGGTGCTGGTCGGTGTTATGGAGAACGGACTCGTGATGATGTCTGTCCCGTATTACTCGCTCAATATTGTGAAAGGTCTTGTCCTGGCATTAGCACTCGCTTCAACCTACTATAATCGGAAGGGGTTATGA
- the mtnA gene encoding S-methyl-5-thioribose-1-phosphate isomerase, whose translation MSELISIEWKEDRLVLLDQTLLPNEIVYEEYRDVESVWDAIKVMKVRGAPAIGVAAAYGLYLAMRNHRELSPDDFRMKLQDASDYLASSRPTAVNLFWALKRMVQVVEQNADKSVGEWLNLLLEEAKEIHREDADINKSIGEHLLTLLKDEMGILTHCNAGALATSKYGTATAPMYLAKEKGWNLKVFADETRPRLQGATLTTLELQQAGIDVTLITDNMAAMVMSQGKIDAVIVGCDRVAANGDVANKIGTQGVSILARYYNIPFYVAAPTPTIDMGTPTGAEIPIEERDGSEVTEQFGKRTAPENVKVYNPAFDVTPYENITAIVTEKGIVYPPYVENLPKLFKKTVEN comes from the coding sequence GTGTCAGAACTAATCTCAATTGAATGGAAAGAGGATCGACTCGTCCTGTTGGATCAAACCCTCTTACCGAACGAAATCGTTTATGAAGAATATAGAGACGTCGAAAGTGTGTGGGATGCGATAAAAGTAATGAAGGTTCGCGGCGCACCTGCGATTGGTGTTGCCGCAGCCTATGGGCTTTACTTAGCGATGCGTAATCATCGTGAACTTTCTCCTGATGATTTTAGAATGAAACTGCAGGATGCATCCGATTATCTCGCTTCCTCACGTCCAACGGCCGTCAATTTGTTCTGGGCACTCAAGCGGATGGTCCAGGTCGTTGAACAGAACGCTGACAAGTCCGTTGGAGAATGGCTGAACCTTCTACTAGAGGAAGCGAAAGAGATTCATAGAGAAGATGCGGACATCAACAAGTCCATCGGCGAGCATTTGTTGACGCTTTTAAAGGATGAAATGGGGATCCTTACCCATTGTAATGCCGGGGCGCTTGCGACGAGCAAGTATGGAACGGCAACGGCACCGATGTATCTTGCTAAGGAAAAGGGCTGGAACTTGAAGGTTTTTGCCGATGAGACGAGACCGCGATTACAAGGTGCAACGTTGACGACCCTGGAATTACAACAAGCAGGCATTGATGTGACGCTCATTACCGATAATATGGCCGCAATGGTCATGTCGCAGGGGAAAATCGATGCTGTGATTGTCGGATGTGACCGGGTGGCAGCGAACGGGGATGTGGCGAACAAAATCGGAACGCAAGGGGTCTCGATCCTGGCCCGCTATTACAACATTCCGTTCTATGTTGCAGCACCAACACCGACGATTGATATGGGAACACCGACCGGAGCAGAAATCCCGATCGAGGAACGAGATGGTTCGGAAGTGACGGAGCAATTCGGCAAGCGGACCGCACCAGAAAATGTGAAGGTGTACAATCCGGCCTTCGACGTTACACCGTACGAAAACATTACGGCGATCGTGACGGAAAAGGGAATCGTCTATCCGCCGTATGTCGAAAATTTGCCGAAGTTATTTAAAAAGACCGTAGAGAACTAG
- the mtnK gene encoding S-methyl-5-thioribose kinase: MKASVTRFDDYFLLQPDDVIDYVKVKTDLFEQDEQLTCDEIGDGNLNYVFHVKSVEHPRSVIVKQAGHTARISDEFKLSTERIKIESEALGMGGKYAPGLVPKMFLYDDKMNCCIMEDLSDHTILREALLKHETFPRFADDITTYMVNTLLQTSDVVMNHKEKKELVKRYINPELCEISEDLVFTEPFNDYNRRNELFKPNEAWIKEEIYNDPTLHLEVAKLKFAFMTNAQALIHGDLHTGSVFVTKESTKVIDPEFAFYGPMGYDVGNVIANLIFAWANGKTAGEDDFVEWVEQTIVEVIELFKEKFLANWKQHATDPLAETEGFKEWYLRDVLADTAGITGMELARRIVGLAKVKDITSITDEEKRVWAERTCLLAAKSFIMKRTELGKGEDFLAILQKAAGSEQ, encoded by the coding sequence ATGAAAGCTTCTGTTACGCGTTTTGACGACTATTTTCTGCTTCAACCGGATGATGTGATCGACTATGTGAAGGTGAAAACGGACCTTTTTGAACAGGATGAACAGCTGACTTGTGATGAAATTGGGGATGGGAATCTGAACTATGTGTTTCATGTAAAATCGGTCGAGCATCCACGGTCGGTCATCGTTAAGCAGGCCGGACATACAGCACGAATCTCAGATGAGTTTAAATTATCGACCGAGCGGATCAAGATTGAGTCGGAGGCATTGGGGATGGGGGGGAAGTACGCTCCTGGACTCGTGCCGAAAATGTTTTTGTATGATGATAAAATGAATTGTTGTATCATGGAGGATTTATCGGATCATACCATCCTTCGGGAAGCGTTGTTGAAGCATGAAACGTTCCCGCGTTTTGCGGACGATATTACAACATATATGGTTAATACGCTGCTTCAGACTTCTGATGTGGTGATGAACCATAAGGAAAAGAAAGAGCTCGTGAAGCGCTACATTAATCCCGAGCTGTGTGAGATTTCAGAGGATCTCGTTTTTACGGAACCGTTCAATGATTACAACCGTCGAAATGAATTGTTCAAACCGAATGAAGCGTGGATTAAAGAAGAAATTTACAACGACCCTACGTTACATTTGGAAGTGGCGAAGCTGAAGTTTGCGTTCATGACGAATGCACAGGCGTTGATTCATGGTGATCTTCATACTGGATCGGTGTTTGTGACGAAGGAATCGACGAAAGTGATCGATCCGGAGTTCGCCTTTTACGGACCGATGGGTTACGATGTCGGTAACGTGATCGCCAATCTCATTTTTGCATGGGCGAACGGGAAAACGGCTGGCGAGGACGATTTTGTCGAGTGGGTGGAACAGACAATTGTTGAGGTAATCGAGCTTTTCAAGGAAAAGTTCCTTGCGAATTGGAAGCAACACGCGACCGACCCATTGGCTGAAACAGAAGGGTTCAAGGAATGGTACTTGCGTGACGTGCTAGCCGATACAGCAGGGATCACCGGGATGGAACTCGCCCGTCGAATCGTTGGATTGGCAAAAGTGAAGGACATCACGAGCATTACCGATGAAGAGAAGCGGGTATGGGCGGAGCGAACGTGTCTTCTTGCGGCAAAATCGTTCATTATGAAACGCACAGAACTGGGGAAGGGCGAGGATTTCCTTGCAATTTTACAAAAAGCTGCTGGTAGTGAACAGTAA
- a CDS encoding DeoR/GlpR family DNA-binding transcription regulator: MANLPSARRQKILTILESKDYAEVSYLSDLFSVSEMTIRRDIEKLEKEGYVFRVYGGVKLKEKQVVEGSVDERLSTHNREKRVMAEEAVKMIQPGDVIAFDASTSALELSKLIKNIDNLTVVTNNINIAVELANCKNVAVILLGGFLRGKSLSLIGASLQKYLEDIYIDKAFLSSKALDGVEGLTDSTIDEGEAKQAIISRSKEVIVLADRSKLGRHAFFRVCSPEKLDYVITDCLEPYTSEQEECLTRLRENGVHIIEAKSGQLSDSLS, from the coding sequence ATGGCTAACCTGCCAAGTGCGCGAAGACAAAAAATCCTGACGATATTGGAAAGTAAAGATTACGCAGAGGTTTCCTACTTGAGCGATCTGTTTTCCGTATCGGAAATGACAATCAGAAGAGATATAGAGAAGCTCGAAAAAGAAGGGTATGTGTTTCGCGTTTATGGCGGTGTCAAGTTGAAGGAAAAACAAGTTGTCGAGGGTTCAGTGGATGAACGGCTCAGTACCCATAACAGAGAAAAACGGGTAATGGCAGAAGAAGCGGTCAAAATGATTCAACCGGGGGATGTGATCGCATTCGACGCCAGTACGTCAGCACTCGAACTGAGTAAGCTGATCAAAAACATCGACAATCTAACGGTCGTAACGAACAACATCAACATTGCCGTCGAGCTGGCGAATTGTAAAAACGTTGCGGTCATCCTTTTAGGCGGCTTTTTACGGGGGAAATCGTTATCACTCATCGGTGCGTCGTTACAAAAGTACTTGGAGGATATTTATATCGATAAGGCGTTTCTCTCGAGTAAAGCGTTGGATGGCGTGGAAGGATTGACCGATTCGACGATCGATGAAGGGGAGGCGAAGCAAGCGATCATTTCAAGGAGTAAGGAAGTGATTGTACTTGCGGACCGGTCCAAATTGGGTCGGCACGCGTTTTTCCGTGTATGCTCACCAGAAAAATTAGACTATGTAATCACAGATTGCCTGGAGCCGTATACGTCTGAGCAAGAAGAATGTTTAACGAGGTTAAGAGAAAACGGAGTTCATATTATCGAAGCAAAGTCTGGACAGCTTTCCGACTCCTTATCGTAA
- a CDS encoding glycerate kinase → MKIVVAPDSFKGSMTSIEAAESIRKGIHKVDSTHNIVMVPMADGGEGTVDAIITILGGKKQFAHVQDPLGRPIKAAFGWIAETKTAVIETAAASGLPLLKEEELDPYRASTYGTGQLLLNAIDLGAKKVILGLGGSATVDAGTGFLKALGVRFLDQEGNEVEAMGGSLGQIHSIDTSNMDKRLKDIDLTIASDVTNPLLGEEGAIAVFGPQKGVTKDQIGTFEKGMANYAETVKKHTGTDHHTTEGSGAAGGFGFSLLSFLSPKFESGFTLISNLSGLENEIKQADFVLTGEGKIDAQSLYGKVPVGIARIAKMYNVPTIAFAGKIDGDMKTAEEQGLSIVLPIVDEPMTLTEAMENGAELLQEASARFISIVQLNKEKNVQ, encoded by the coding sequence TTGAAAATCGTTGTAGCTCCGGACTCGTTTAAGGGTTCAATGACGAGCATAGAAGCTGCCGAGTCAATTCGAAAAGGAATACACAAAGTAGACAGCACACACAACATTGTGATGGTACCGATGGCGGATGGTGGAGAGGGAACGGTTGATGCCATCATCACGATTCTTGGTGGAAAGAAGCAATTCGCACACGTACAAGATCCGTTGGGACGACCGATTAAGGCAGCTTTTGGCTGGATTGCAGAAACGAAAACGGCTGTCATCGAGACTGCTGCTGCCTCCGGTCTACCTCTTTTAAAAGAAGAGGAACTCGATCCTTATCGTGCTTCAACATATGGGACAGGTCAACTTCTGTTAAATGCGATTGACCTTGGGGCTAAGAAAGTCATCTTAGGACTTGGCGGCAGTGCAACGGTAGATGCTGGCACAGGCTTTTTAAAAGCATTAGGTGTACGATTTCTCGATCAGGAAGGTAATGAGGTGGAAGCTATGGGAGGTTCTCTCGGCCAGATCCATTCCATCGATACATCGAATATGGATAAACGATTGAAAGATATTGACTTGACCATTGCTTCTGATGTTACCAATCCTCTGCTTGGAGAGGAAGGTGCCATAGCGGTTTTCGGTCCACAAAAAGGAGTGACGAAAGACCAGATCGGAACTTTCGAAAAAGGCATGGCAAATTATGCTGAAACGGTAAAGAAGCATACAGGGACTGATCATCACACAACGGAAGGAAGCGGAGCGGCAGGAGGATTCGGTTTTTCCCTCCTCTCCTTTCTATCACCGAAGTTCGAAAGTGGCTTCACCTTAATCTCAAACCTAAGTGGACTCGAAAACGAGATCAAGCAGGCTGACTTCGTCCTGACTGGAGAAGGAAAAATTGATGCACAATCGTTATACGGCAAAGTCCCAGTCGGTATTGCACGGATTGCTAAAATGTATAACGTGCCAACCATCGCATTTGCTGGAAAAATAGACGGGGATATGAAAACGGCAGAGGAGCAAGGTCTTTCCATCGTCTTACCGATTGTCGATGAACCGATGACACTGACGGAGGCGATGGAAAACGGAGCTGAGTTACTACAGGAAGCTTCTGCCAGGTTCATATCCATCGTCCAATTGAACAAGGAAAAAAATGTCCAATAA
- a CDS encoding S-layer homology domain-containing protein, which produces MKKFLSFFIVFAFVLSLINHSQVSAHSHFTDLDKVPWAQEHIYYLSDLGIINGYGNGKFGPNDKITRAQAALMLVKALYPGEKASKDPGFKDLSKDNFYYNAIAVAADKGLITGYPDNTFRHAANITRAETAVLIDRAYNIARNGTATGLTDLDSVPWATESILDLSSANIITGYTDGTFKPKNNITRAEFSVVLSRTIRPSGKTIKIDELFQWRSAKGLTDAERLKAHNDTMTIYEDVYYVEQLNREFGKYIQGAFTWDYRNKNNRHNFLAFKRQSYWYDNTVLSTPDLYDKMHEKVKDNQLIITPSFNYSKQDIFIHPTRGGYVVSQVLSLKYTSANGSRIEGWEPNKWYSVRYEVEFNFPGGGQPNWPLWNYGDYGWIAAGLEYKIGDFQ; this is translated from the coding sequence TTGAAGAAGTTTCTATCATTTTTCATCGTTTTTGCATTCGTTCTATCTTTAATAAACCACAGTCAAGTTAGTGCTCATTCACATTTTACTGACTTAGATAAGGTTCCTTGGGCGCAGGAGCATATCTACTATCTGAGCGACCTAGGCATTATCAATGGTTATGGAAACGGTAAATTTGGACCGAATGACAAGATAACACGTGCTCAAGCTGCACTGATGCTTGTTAAAGCATTGTATCCTGGAGAGAAAGCTTCGAAGGATCCAGGATTTAAAGACCTCTCGAAAGATAATTTCTACTATAATGCAATCGCGGTTGCGGCAGATAAAGGACTAATTACAGGATATCCGGATAATACGTTCCGACATGCTGCGAATATCACGAGAGCTGAAACGGCAGTCTTAATTGATAGAGCCTACAACATAGCACGAAATGGAACCGCAACTGGGTTAACGGACCTAGATAGTGTTCCTTGGGCGACGGAAAGTATATTAGACCTATCATCTGCCAATATCATTACTGGATATACAGATGGTACTTTCAAGCCTAAGAACAACATTACTAGAGCAGAGTTCTCAGTCGTTCTTTCACGTACCATTAGACCGAGTGGTAAGACTATAAAGATTGACGAACTATTCCAATGGCGTTCCGCAAAAGGTTTAACTGATGCGGAACGGTTAAAAGCTCATAATGATACGATGACAATTTATGAAGATGTGTATTATGTTGAGCAATTGAATAGAGAGTTTGGGAAGTACATTCAAGGAGCATTTACGTGGGATTATCGTAATAAGAATAATAGACATAACTTCCTTGCTTTTAAAAGACAAAGTTATTGGTATGATAATACGGTCCTAAGCACGCCTGATCTTTATGACAAAATGCACGAGAAAGTTAAGGATAATCAGTTGATTATAACCCCTTCGTTTAACTACAGTAAACAAGATATCTTCATCCATCCAACGCGCGGAGGATATGTAGTCAGTCAGGTGTTAAGTTTAAAGTATACAAGCGCTAACGGTTCACGTATTGAAGGGTGGGAACCAAACAAATGGTACAGTGTTCGTTATGAAGTGGAGTTTAATTTCCCTGGAGGAGGTCAACCGAATTGGCCATTATGGAACTACGGGGATTATGGTTGGATAGCAGCAGGGCTGGAGTATAAAATTGGGGATTTCCAATAA
- a CDS encoding APC family permease → MDGKNNLKRVLSQFDVLVLAIGAMLGWGWVVLSGTWITSAGSMGAVLAFAIGGILVIFVGLTYSELASAMPQVGGEHAYVHRALGKRASFIASWAITLGYVSVVTFEAVALPTVVDYILPDYQAVYLWTIAGWDVYLTWVLIGMAGSIFITLINYFGVKPAVLVQMVLTILIIGIGLMLIFGSAFGGSTANLDPYFLGGAGGIMTVLIMVPFLFVGFDVIPQVAEEVNLPFKQIGKVLIFSVSCAVVFYIFIALGVGLSLDQAALEATELATADAMAAAFGSQTFGNILILGGVAGIITSWNAFIIGGSRVVYAMANSGMLPKWFGYLHPKYKTPSNAIVAIGALAVLAPLLGRPALVWIVDAGGLGIVIAYFMVALAFLVLRKKEPNMDRPFRAGKGNFVGWIALVLSIGFITLYMPGMPAALIWPYEWIMVAGWFLIGAYFFVQMNKGKYEIRPTVKDGQDVGM, encoded by the coding sequence ATGGATGGAAAGAACAATCTGAAACGCGTGCTGTCCCAGTTTGATGTCCTCGTACTTGCGATCGGGGCGATGCTCGGCTGGGGCTGGGTTGTGTTATCGGGAACGTGGATCACATCAGCCGGATCGATGGGGGCGGTGCTCGCCTTCGCCATCGGTGGAATTCTCGTCATTTTCGTTGGGCTGACCTATTCGGAGCTGGCGTCAGCCATGCCGCAGGTCGGTGGAGAGCATGCCTATGTTCACAGGGCGTTAGGGAAGAGAGCCTCGTTCATTGCTTCCTGGGCGATTACGCTCGGGTATGTTTCGGTCGTCACCTTTGAAGCCGTAGCCCTACCAACTGTTGTGGACTACATATTACCGGATTATCAGGCTGTCTATCTCTGGACGATTGCAGGCTGGGATGTATACTTGACGTGGGTGTTAATTGGGATGGCAGGATCAATTTTCATCACGCTTATCAACTATTTTGGCGTCAAACCAGCCGTCCTCGTGCAAATGGTGCTGACGATCTTGATTATCGGGATCGGGCTCATGCTGATCTTCGGTTCCGCGTTCGGTGGAAGTACCGCAAACCTTGACCCGTACTTTTTAGGAGGAGCAGGAGGAATTATGACCGTTCTCATCATGGTGCCGTTTCTGTTCGTCGGGTTTGACGTCATCCCACAGGTGGCTGAAGAAGTGAATCTTCCGTTCAAGCAGATCGGAAAAGTGCTCATCTTCTCGGTCAGCTGTGCGGTCGTTTTCTACATTTTTATCGCGCTCGGTGTAGGGTTGAGTCTGGATCAGGCGGCGCTTGAAGCGACAGAGCTTGCAACGGCGGATGCGATGGCAGCGGCGTTCGGTTCGCAGACATTCGGGAACATCCTCATTTTAGGAGGAGTCGCCGGGATCATTACGAGCTGGAATGCGTTCATTATTGGAGGAAGCCGTGTTGTGTATGCGATGGCGAACTCCGGTATGCTGCCAAAATGGTTCGGCTACCTCCATCCAAAGTATAAGACGCCATCAAATGCGATTGTCGCAATCGGGGCTTTGGCGGTTCTTGCACCGTTACTCGGGCGACCGGCACTCGTGTGGATTGTCGATGCAGGCGGGCTAGGCATCGTGATTGCTTACTTCATGGTTGCCTTGGCGTTCCTCGTATTACGGAAAAAAGAACCGAACATGGACCGACCATTCCGTGCTGGTAAAGGGAATTTCGTTGGCTGGATCGCACTTGTGTTGAGCATCGGATTCATCACCCTCTACATGCCAGGGATGCCGGCAGCACTCATCTGGCCATACGAATGGATTATGGTCGCCGGATGGTTCCTGATCGGCGCCTACTTCTTCGTCCAAATGAACAAAGGAAAATACGAAATCCGCCCAACTGTGAAAGACGGGCAGGATGTGGGGATGTAA